A window of the Lolium perenne isolate Kyuss_39 chromosome 7, Kyuss_2.0, whole genome shotgun sequence genome harbors these coding sequences:
- the LOC127325861 gene encoding F-box/LRR-repeat protein At4g14103 has protein sequence MHTVLLAGFPGSSTEPNNVLAHKAEEKDRLTMLTDDVLLHILGRVDLATAARTSTLSKQWRNLPWLLPELNLHVTDFLCPDDQVELAQQMDQAMASLTKATKSFLAQPHVTYDTAARLSLKLYVTGNYNYKYGIGLLVSDAIDNGMVKELDLAILDKKEYCKNKDKLQQAQDVEGFFSEYPSMIGCLARLHLQNVRFAEWDISHLLFDCCKQLQHLSLDNCDAGKWSIWQINAPNSNIRILEFRVTWMKRLEVLCLPKLERLHFKNWLYHEPPLRFGSVSSLKELLLLCPATMDHRDFSLSQVLCGATNLHTLTLNFQGEKLWIQPEGKQLCTAFNMLRKLCIHGIYVEFDLLWTINLLEAATSVEIFDVEIYEHQCQEGERRVRYYGAQREKPSWKASGFTVCNNRRLKELRFAGFRPLLESHMLFVRAIMDHAPHLETVLLTDGEASCENCDAVVPPPPRTGGLFPRDRDEQETVARELRSRACASAKIVFSTRYSTVVL, from the exons ATGCACACTGTGTTGTTGGCAGGATTCCCAGGTTCATCCACTGAGCCAAATAATGTTCTCGCCCAT AAAGCAGAGGAGAAAGATAGGCTCACCATGCTCACTGATGATGTTTTACTGCACATCTTAGGGAGAGTCGACCTTGCTACGGCAGCAAGGACAAGCACTCTGTCAAAGCAGTGGAGAAACTTGCCTTGGTTGCTTCCTGAGCTCAACCTTCACGTTACGGATTTTCTCTGCCCAGATGACCAGGTTGAGCTTGCACAACAGATGGATCAAGCAATGGCGTCCCTCACAAAAGCCACTAAGAGTTTCTTGGCTCAACCCCACGTCACATACGACACCGCCGCGAGACTATCTCTTAAGTTATACGTGACCGGCAACTACAACTACAAGTATGGCATTGGCCTGCTAGTTAGTGACGCCATTGACAATGGGATGGTAAAGGAACTGGACCTTGCCATTCTTGACAAGAAGGAATACTGTAAAAACAAGGATAAGCTACAACAAGCGCAGGATGTGGAGGGGTTTTTCAGTGAATATCCTAGTATGATTGGTTGCCTTGCAAGGCTCCATCTACAAAATGTGCGCTTTGCCGAGTGGGATATAAGTCACCTTTTATTTGACTGCTGCAAGCAACTGCAGCATCTTAGTCTGGACAATTGTGATGCCGGGAAATGGTCGATATGGCAGATAAATGCGCCGAATTCGAATATCAGAATTCTCGAATTCCGTGTAACCTGGATGAAAAGACTTGAGGTGCTATGCCTTCCTAAACTTGAGAGGCTCCATTTCAAGAATTGGTTGTATCATGAGCCCCCCTTGCGTTTTGGTTCTGTCTCATCTCTTAAGGAATTGTTGCTCCTATGTCCTGCAACTATGGATCACAGAGACTTTAGTTTAAGCCAGGTTCTATGTGGTGCCACGAACTTGCATACCCTAACCTTAAACTTCCAAGGAGAAAAG CTTTGGATTCAACCAGAAGGAAAGCAACTCTGCACTGCATTTAACATGCTAAGGAAACTGTGTATCCATGGCATCTATGTTGAATTTGACCTGTTATGGACAATAAATCTCCTTGAAGCTGCTACATCTGTTGAGATATTCGATGTTGAG ATATACGAACATCAATGCCAAGAAGGGGAAAGGAGAGTAAGATATTATGGTGCTCAGAGGGAGAAACCTTCTTGGAAAGCGTCTGGGTTCACAGTCTGTAATAACCGGCGGTTGAAAGAACTCCGATTTGCTGGATTTAGGCCCCTACTGGAGTCACATATGTTATTTGTAAGAGCCATTATGGATCATGCCCCACACTTGGAAACTGTTCTACTGACAGATGGCGAAGCATCATGCGAGAACTGTGATGCAGTTGTCCCGCCGCCTCCCCGGACAGGAGGCTTGTTTCCAAGGGACAGAGATGAGCAAGAGACAGTGGCCAGGGAACTGAGAAGCAGGGCGTGCGCCTCGGCGAAGATTGTTTTCAGCACCAGATACTCTACTGTAGTATTGTAA